Proteins from a genomic interval of Aureimonas sp. AU20:
- the grxC gene encoding glutaredoxin 3 has product MPPVTIYTRQLCGYCARAKQLLSSKGVAFEEKDATVDPAFRQEMMQRAPGRSTFPQIFIGETHVGGCDDLYALDRAGKLDPLLAA; this is encoded by the coding sequence ATGCCCCCCGTCACGATCTACACCCGCCAGCTTTGCGGCTACTGCGCGCGCGCCAAGCAGCTTCTGTCGTCCAAGGGCGTTGCCTTCGAGGAGAAGGACGCGACGGTGGACCCGGCCTTCCGCCAGGAAATGATGCAGCGCGCGCCCGGCCGCTCGACCTTCCCGCAGATCTTCATCGGTGAAACGCATGTCGGCGGCTGCGACGATCTCTATGCGCTGGACCGGGCGGGCAAGCTCGATCCTCTGCTGGCCGCCTGA
- a CDS encoding ComF family protein, with the protein MVPMLRGWTLVQRSLTRFLYPPVCPGCGVAVGEAAALCPICWRGMRFIERPYCEALGLPFSFNLGKGFLSAEAIAEPPAFARLRAAVIYEDLAARLVSRLKYGDRTDLAPLMAGWMRRAGAELLADAEVIVPVPLHRTRLFRRRFNQSAELARLLANGHPPFAPMALRRTRRTRSQVGLGPAERLANVRGAFEVPAREVGAVSGRRVLLVDDVFTTGATVSSAVRALKRAGAREVDVLVFARVAAGRA; encoded by the coding sequence ATGGTGCCGATGTTGCGGGGTTGGACGCTGGTGCAGCGCTCGCTCACGCGCTTTCTTTATCCGCCGGTGTGCCCGGGCTGCGGCGTGGCGGTGGGCGAGGCGGCGGCGCTCTGCCCGATCTGCTGGCGCGGCATGCGCTTCATCGAACGGCCCTATTGCGAGGCGCTGGGCCTGCCCTTCTCCTTCAATCTCGGCAAGGGCTTCCTGTCGGCGGAGGCGATCGCCGAGCCGCCGGCCTTCGCGCGTCTGCGCGCCGCCGTGATCTACGAGGATCTGGCCGCCCGCCTCGTTTCGCGCCTCAAATATGGCGACCGCACCGACCTCGCCCCGCTCATGGCTGGCTGGATGCGGCGGGCGGGGGCGGAGCTTCTGGCCGATGCCGAGGTGATCGTGCCCGTTCCGCTTCACCGCACGCGCCTGTTCCGCCGGCGCTTCAACCAGTCGGCGGAGCTCGCCCGGCTGTTGGCGAACGGCCATCCACCCTTCGCCCCCATGGCGCTTCGTCGCACCCGGCGCACGCGCTCGCAGGTCGGCCTCGGCCCGGCCGAGCGGCTCGCCAATGTGCGCGGCGCCTTCGAGGTGCCGGCGCGGGAGGTGGGCGCGGTGAGCGGACGCCGAGTGCTCTTGGTGGACGACGTGTTCACCACGGGTGCCACGGTGTCGAGCGCGGTGCGCGCGCTCAAGCGCGCCGGGGCGCGGGAGGTCGATGTGCTCGTCTTCGCAAGGGTTGCAGCCGGGCGCGCTTGA
- a CDS encoding DUF1289 domain-containing protein, translating to MTVSPIWADAPSPCVDVCKYKRAGRCVGCMMTKMEKDSFPRSGSAEAKKGFFDGLMERLRSEHKNPAFWAIAYRRKCEREGVPCPLDEEEGAA from the coding sequence ATGACGGTTTCCCCAATCTGGGCCGACGCGCCGAGCCCCTGCGTCGATGTCTGCAAGTACAAGCGGGCCGGGCGCTGCGTCGGCTGCATGATGACGAAGATGGAGAAGGATTCCTTCCCGCGCTCGGGCAGCGCCGAGGCGAAGAAGGGTTTCTTCGACGGGCTGATGGAGCGCCTGCGCTCCGAGCACAAGAACCCCGCCTTCTGGGCCATCGCTTATCGGCGCAAATGCGAGCGGGAAGGCGTGCCCTGCCCGCTGGACGAGGAGGAGGGCGCGGCCTGA
- a CDS encoding Flp family type IVb pilin has protein sequence MSALGRNIRRGIGDVRGTTAIEYALLASLIAMAMIGGVSATGQSIGGMMGSVFAQISAVLSSE, from the coding sequence TTGAGCGCCCTGGGACGCAACATCCGGCGCGGCATCGGCGATGTCCGGGGCACGACGGCGATCGAATACGCCCTCCTCGCGTCCTTGATCGCCATGGCCATGATCGGCGGCGTGTCGGCCACGGGCCAGTCGATCGGCGGCATGATGGGCAGCGTCTTCGCCCAGATCAGCGCCGTCCTGTCGTCCGAATAG
- a CDS encoding aspartate kinase, giving the protein MARLVLKFGGTSVADIARIRNVARHVKREVDAGHQVAVVVSAMSGKTNELVGWCTEASSLHDAREYDAVVASGEQVTAGLLAITLQNMGINARSWQGWQIPIRTDGTHGAARIQEIDGSEIVRRFAEGQVAVIAGFQGLAPDNRIATLGRGGSDTSAVAIAAGLKADRCDIYTDVDGVYTTDPRIEPKARRMARVSFEEMLEMASLGAKVLQVRSVELAMVHKVRTFVRSSFEDPDAPGMGDFLNPPGTLICDEDEIVEQQVVTGIAYAKDEAQISLRRVEDQPGVAAAIFGPLADAGVNVDMIVQNVSEDGTRTDMTFTVPAGDLAKAMQVIEAAKNEMRFDVVQSERGMTKVSVIGIGMRSHTGVAATAFKALAARGINIRAITTSEIKISILIDGEYTELAVRSLHSVYGLDKA; this is encoded by the coding sequence ATGGCGCGTCTCGTACTCAAATTCGGCGGCACCTCCGTCGCCGACATCGCCCGGATCCGCAACGTCGCCCGCCATGTGAAACGCGAAGTCGACGCGGGTCATCAGGTGGCCGTTGTCGTGTCGGCCATGTCGGGCAAGACCAACGAGCTGGTCGGCTGGTGCACCGAGGCCTCCTCGCTGCACGACGCGCGCGAATACGACGCCGTGGTGGCCAGCGGAGAGCAGGTGACGGCCGGCCTCCTGGCGATCACGCTGCAGAACATGGGCATCAACGCCCGCTCCTGGCAGGGCTGGCAGATCCCGATCCGCACCGATGGCACCCATGGCGCCGCGCGCATCCAGGAGATCGACGGCTCGGAGATCGTGCGCCGCTTCGCCGAGGGGCAGGTGGCGGTGATCGCCGGTTTCCAGGGTCTGGCGCCCGACAATCGCATCGCCACGCTCGGGCGCGGCGGCTCCGACACGTCGGCGGTGGCCATCGCGGCGGGGCTGAAGGCCGATCGCTGCGACATCTATACGGACGTGGACGGCGTCTACACGACCGATCCGCGCATCGAGCCCAAGGCTCGGCGCATGGCCCGCGTGTCCTTCGAGGAAATGCTCGAAATGGCCTCGCTCGGCGCCAAGGTGCTTCAGGTGCGCTCGGTGGAACTCGCCATGGTCCACAAGGTGCGCACCTTCGTGCGCTCCTCCTTCGAGGACCCGGACGCGCCGGGCATGGGCGATTTCCTGAACCCGCCCGGCACACTCATTTGCGACGAGGATGAAATCGTGGAACAGCAGGTCGTCACCGGCATCGCCTACGCCAAGGATGAGGCGCAGATCTCGCTGCGCCGCGTCGAGGACCAGCCGGGCGTCGCCGCCGCCATCTTCGGCCCGCTCGCCGACGCGGGCGTCAATGTCGACATGATCGTGCAGAACGTCTCGGAAGACGGCACGCGTACCGACATGACCTTCACGGTTCCCGCCGGCGACCTCGCCAAGGCCATGCAGGTGATCGAGGCCGCCAAGAACGAGATGCGCTTCGATGTGGTGCAGTCCGAGCGCGGCATGACCAAGGTCTCGGTGATCGGCATCGGCATGCGCTCGCACACCGGCGTCGCCGCCACGGCCTTCAAGGCGCTGGCGGCGCGGGGCATCAACATCCGCGCCATCACCACGTCGGAGATCAAGATCTCCATCCTGATCGACGGCGAATACACCGAGCTCGCCGTGCGGAGCTTGCATTCCGTCTACGGTCTCGACAAAGCTTGA
- a CDS encoding GNAT family N-acetyltransferase: MVRRLEAAGFRAWPASSTFFDGTWAVRLTTSFPAKRLNSVNPLDRSDDADIEARIEAARLRFAEVGRPLLFRQSPLCSPKLAAHLDAAGWSRFGESLVYTADLSEIDLSAGIDRIPIHDGQRYLEASLAVHERPAALRPGLEAVLGAIRPPAAFFVVESKAGAPTAVALAITDNDLAGILDVAVVPASRGQGLGRDLVVTALRHTVHRGARTGWLQVEADNAAGLALYRRLGFREAYRYVYRAPPGVTV, translated from the coding sequence GTGGTCCGTCGCCTCGAGGCGGCGGGCTTCCGGGCGTGGCCGGCCTCCTCGACCTTTTTCGACGGCACCTGGGCGGTGCGCCTGACGACGAGCTTCCCGGCCAAGCGGCTGAACTCGGTGAACCCGCTCGACCGTTCGGACGACGCCGATATCGAGGCGCGCATCGAGGCGGCGCGGCTGCGCTTCGCCGAGGTCGGCCGGCCGCTCCTGTTTCGCCAGTCGCCGCTTTGCTCGCCCAAGCTCGCCGCCCATCTCGACGCGGCCGGCTGGTCGCGCTTCGGCGAGTCGCTCGTCTACACCGCCGATCTGTCTGAGATCGATCTCAGCGCCGGGATCGATCGCATCCCGATCCATGACGGGCAGCGCTATCTCGAAGCCTCGCTCGCCGTTCACGAGCGCCCGGCGGCCCTGCGCCCGGGGCTGGAGGCCGTACTCGGCGCCATTCGCCCGCCCGCCGCCTTCTTCGTGGTGGAGAGCAAGGCCGGCGCGCCGACCGCCGTGGCCCTCGCCATCACCGACAACGATCTGGCCGGAATTCTGGACGTCGCCGTGGTGCCCGCGTCGCGCGGCCAGGGCCTCGGGCGCGATCTCGTGGTCACGGCGCTGCGCCACACGGTCCATCGCGGCGCGCGCACGGGCTGGCTGCAGGTCGAGGCCGACAATGCGGCGGGTCTGGCGCTTTATCGCCGCCTCGGCTTCCGCGAAGCCTATCGCTACGTCTACCGCGCCCCGCCGGGCGTCACTGTCTGA
- a CDS encoding DUF1178 family protein gives MIHYSLRCEPAGHGFDGWFRSGADFEAQAGRGLLECPICGSADVAKALMRPAVSTSERAVAPLREGTAMVGAPPEMAEMVSRLQEMAREVRAKADYVGAGFADEARRIHYGEVEERQIYGEASNRDVHALLEEGIAAIPLPPLPEDKN, from the coding sequence ATGATCCACTATTCGCTGCGCTGCGAGCCGGCTGGGCACGGGTTCGACGGCTGGTTTCGCTCGGGCGCCGATTTCGAGGCCCAAGCCGGGCGCGGCCTGCTCGAGTGCCCCATCTGCGGCTCGGCCGACGTGGCGAAAGCTTTGATGCGACCGGCGGTCTCGACTTCCGAGCGCGCCGTGGCGCCTCTGCGGGAGGGCACGGCCATGGTCGGCGCGCCGCCCGAAATGGCCGAGATGGTTTCTCGCCTGCAAGAGATGGCACGCGAGGTTCGCGCCAAGGCCGACTATGTCGGCGCGGGATTTGCCGACGAGGCACGGCGCATTCATTATGGCGAGGTCGAGGAGCGGCAGATCTACGGCGAGGCGTCGAACCGCGACGTCCACGCTCTCCTGGAGGAGGGCATCGCCGCCATTCCGCTGCCGCCGCTGCCCGAGGACAAGAACTGA
- the mutT gene encoding 8-oxo-dGTP diphosphatase MutT: MPTPRLLLVAACALLDADNRILLTERPEGKSLAGLWEFPGGKVEPGETPEETLIRELREEIGVETKADCLAPLTFASHTYEGFHLLMPLYVCRRYEGIPQGLEGQRIQWVRAADLRAYPMPPADLPLIPFLEELL, encoded by the coding sequence ATGCCGACGCCCCGCCTTCTCCTCGTCGCGGCCTGCGCGCTTCTCGACGCCGACAACCGCATTCTTCTGACCGAACGGCCGGAGGGCAAGAGCCTCGCCGGGCTCTGGGAATTTCCCGGCGGCAAGGTCGAGCCGGGCGAGACGCCGGAGGAAACGCTGATCCGCGAGCTTCGCGAGGAAATCGGCGTCGAGACAAAGGCCGACTGTCTGGCGCCGCTGACCTTCGCCAGCCATACCTACGAGGGCTTCCACCTCCTGATGCCGCTCTATGTCTGCCGGCGCTACGAGGGCATTCCGCAGGGGCTGGAAGGGCAGCGGATCCAATGGGTGCGCGCGGCCGATCTGCGCGCCTATCCCATGCCGCCGGCCGACCTGCCTCTGATCCCGTTCCTGGAAGAGCTGCTTTAG
- a CDS encoding DUF1289 domain-containing protein: MAKSKTWAKAPSPCISVCKFRDNGHCIGCGMTKPEKKRFKKLGGKAEKKGFLTLLVSRLESSGRLGYWSRMYRRRCAKKDRPCPLDKLEGSPAATERTLDKVPEAA, from the coding sequence ATGGCCAAATCCAAGACCTGGGCGAAGGCCCCTTCGCCCTGCATTTCCGTCTGCAAGTTTCGCGACAACGGCCATTGCATCGGCTGCGGCATGACCAAGCCGGAAAAGAAGCGCTTCAAGAAGCTGGGCGGAAAGGCCGAGAAGAAGGGGTTCCTGACGCTTCTCGTTTCGCGGCTGGAAAGCTCCGGCCGGCTTGGCTACTGGTCGCGCATGTACCGTCGGCGCTGCGCGAAGAAGGATCGGCCTTGTCCCCTCGACAAGCTGGAGGGGAGCCCGGCCGCGACCGAGCGCACCCTCGACAAGGTGCCCGAGGCGGCCTAG
- a CDS encoding Dps family protein — protein sequence MGFVAAKIEPSAKEDIVNGLTQALAETAVETLKAQNFHWNVTGMSFGALHELFQEMYEDHFEAQDLLAERIKAFDAHAEGRYSLYLERSAVPEHDGRTDAKTMVEVLMKDQETLSSTLSALAQVAEQHGDWATNDMATGRIEKHDKFAWMLRAHLKTTAA from the coding sequence ATGGGTTTCGTTGCCGCCAAGATCGAGCCGAGCGCCAAGGAAGACATCGTCAACGGCCTGACGCAGGCTCTTGCCGAGACTGCCGTCGAGACGCTCAAGGCGCAGAACTTCCACTGGAACGTCACGGGCATGAGCTTCGGCGCGCTCCATGAGCTGTTCCAGGAGATGTACGAGGATCACTTCGAGGCGCAGGACCTTCTCGCCGAGCGCATCAAGGCGTTCGACGCCCATGCCGAAGGCCGCTACTCCCTTTATCTCGAGCGTTCCGCCGTGCCCGAGCATGACGGCCGCACCGACGCCAAGACCATGGTCGAAGTCCTGATGAAGGACCAGGAGACCCTGTCCTCGACGCTTTCGGCTCTGGCGCAGGTCGCCGAGCAGCATGGCGACTGGGCGACCAACGACATGGCCACCGGCCGCATCGAGAAGCACGACAAGTTCGCGTGGATGCTCCGCGCCCACCTCAAGACCACCGCCGCCTGA
- a CDS encoding carbon-nitrogen hydrolase family protein: protein MTVFKAALVQMRSGIDPARNAETMERLVGEAVSRGAHYVQTPEMTGILCRDKAAFRNHLKPAEADPVVAAARALARRHAITLHLGSTAVAAPDGMAANRAFLFGPDGETLETYDKIHMFDVDLDGGESWRESATYQPGVRAGVADIAVNGGVARLGFAVCYDMRFPELFRAEALAGAEILTAPAAFTRQTGEAHWHILLRARAIENNCFMLAAAQGGLHEDGRETFGHSIAIDPWGKVLAEVAGDEPGVALAEIDTARVAEIRAKVPNLKNRRRFEAPDPRADFVDAPRQGLAQAPHKGLAQV from the coding sequence ATGACGGTGTTCAAGGCCGCGCTCGTTCAGATGCGCTCCGGGATCGACCCGGCCCGCAATGCCGAGACCATGGAGCGCCTGGTCGGCGAGGCCGTGTCGCGCGGCGCGCATTACGTCCAGACGCCGGAGATGACCGGCATCCTGTGCCGCGACAAGGCGGCGTTTCGCAACCATCTGAAGCCCGCCGAGGCGGACCCGGTGGTGGCCGCCGCGCGGGCGCTCGCGCGCCGGCATGCGATCACGCTGCATTTGGGCTCCACCGCCGTGGCGGCGCCAGACGGCATGGCGGCCAACCGCGCCTTTCTGTTCGGGCCGGATGGCGAGACGCTGGAGACCTACGACAAGATCCACATGTTCGACGTCGATCTCGACGGCGGCGAAAGCTGGCGGGAATCGGCGACCTACCAGCCCGGCGTGCGCGCGGGCGTGGCCGATATCGCGGTGAACGGCGGCGTGGCGCGGCTGGGCTTTGCCGTGTGCTACGACATGCGCTTTCCCGAACTGTTCCGCGCCGAGGCGCTGGCGGGCGCCGAAATCCTGACCGCGCCCGCCGCCTTCACCCGCCAGACGGGCGAGGCGCATTGGCACATCCTGTTGCGCGCCCGCGCCATCGAGAACAATTGCTTCATGCTGGCGGCGGCGCAGGGCGGCCTGCACGAGGACGGGCGCGAGACCTTCGGCCATTCGATCGCCATCGACCCGTGGGGCAAGGTCCTGGCGGAAGTGGCGGGCGACGAGCCGGGCGTGGCCCTGGCCGAGATCGACACGGCGCGCGTCGCGGAGATCCGCGCCAAGGTTCCCAATCTCAAGAACCGCCGCCGCTTCGAGGCGCCCGATCCGCGCGCGGATTTCGTTGATGCGCCGCGCCAGGGTTTGGCGCAGGCGCCGCACAAGGGTTTGGCGCAGGTATGA
- the ubiG gene encoding bifunctional 2-polyprenyl-6-hydroxyphenol methylase/3-demethylubiquinol 3-O-methyltransferase UbiG, translating into MADAARQTTVDAGEVERFSRLSAEWWNPTGKFKPLHKFNPVRLGYLREQIAMNYGRDLNSLTPFTGLRMLDIGCGGGLICEPLARLGAEVLGADASATNIEVARLHAAQSGLTIDYRAEPAEALDAAGERFDVVLALEVVEHVSDVDLFLRSAARMVKPGGLLFVATINRTMKAMAFAIVGAEYVLGWLPRGTHQYSKLVRPEEIRRPVEAEDLGFIDETGVVYHPLADDWRRSRDMDVNYMMLARRA; encoded by the coding sequence ATGGCGGACGCAGCGCGGCAGACCACGGTGGACGCGGGCGAGGTGGAACGCTTCTCACGCCTGTCGGCCGAATGGTGGAACCCGACCGGCAAGTTCAAGCCGCTGCACAAGTTCAATCCGGTGCGGCTCGGTTATCTGCGCGAGCAGATCGCCATGAACTACGGGCGCGACCTCAACTCGCTGACACCCTTCACCGGCCTTCGCATGCTCGACATCGGCTGCGGCGGCGGCTTGATCTGCGAGCCGCTGGCGCGGCTGGGCGCCGAGGTTCTGGGCGCCGACGCCTCCGCCACCAATATCGAGGTCGCCCGGCTCCACGCCGCGCAGAGCGGCCTGACCATCGATTACCGCGCCGAACCGGCCGAGGCGCTGGATGCGGCGGGCGAGCGCTTCGACGTGGTGCTGGCGCTGGAAGTGGTGGAGCACGTTTCGGACGTCGATCTGTTCCTGCGCTCGGCCGCGCGCATGGTGAAGCCGGGCGGGCTTCTCTTCGTCGCCACGATCAATCGCACGATGAAGGCCATGGCCTTCGCCATCGTCGGGGCGGAATACGTCTTGGGCTGGCTGCCCCGGGGCACGCATCAATATTCCAAGCTGGTGCGCCCGGAGGAAATCCGCCGCCCGGTCGAGGCGGAGGACCTCGGCTTCATCGACGAGACGGGCGTCGTCTACCACCCCTTGGCCGACGACTGGCGCCGCTCGCGCGACATGGATGTGAACTACATGATGCTGGCGCGCCGGGCCTGA
- the ptsP gene encoding phosphoenolpyruvate--protein phosphotransferase, with the protein MRSDSSGPRMLMRRIRELMAEPLEPQARLDEIVRQIGANMVAEVCSLYVLRADGVLELYATEGLNPGSVHLAQLRLGEGLVGTIAATARALNLQDAQKHPAFTYLPETGEEIFTSFLGVPILRAGRTLGVLVVQNKEKRTYRDEETEALETVAMVVAEMIAAGSLEGLSRPGVVLDLSRPVHFKGIALADGIGLGHVVLHEPRVVVTNLFNEDAEAEVSRLDRAVSNLRISIEDMLSRRDMAAEGEHRAVLEAYRMFAHDRGWVRRLEEAVRNGLTAEASVEKVQNDMRARMMHMTDPYLRERLHDFDDLANRLLRELMGRSGDMFAEGASGDAVIVARSMGAAELLDYRRDQIRGLVLEEGAPTSHVVIVARALGIPVVGQAKGAVSMSEKGDAIIVDGEEGSVHLRPASDIESVFAERVKFRAKRQQRYLALRDVPARTRDGVDVDLLMNAGLLVDLPQLEAAGAAGIGLFRTELQFMIASTMPKTSDQERLYSSVLDAAGGKPVTFRTLDIGGDKVLPYLHQSPEENPALGYRALRLALDRPGLMRTQLRALLKAAGGRELRVMFPMVTDLSELRQARDLISREFKHLTRFGHVMPRRLKLGAMIEVPSLLYQLDELMQLVDFVSIGSNDLFQFFSAVDRGNAQIAGRFDDLSTPFMRALRDILDAARRNSVSVTLCGEMAGRPISAMALIGLGFRSISMTSASIGPVKAMLVELDTDELHRRISTHLADKHPKQTFRQLLEEFAAENSIPC; encoded by the coding sequence ATGCGAAGCGACTCCTCGGGACCGCGCATGTTGATGCGTCGGATCAGGGAACTCATGGCCGAGCCGCTGGAGCCACAGGCCCGGCTCGACGAGATCGTTCGTCAGATCGGCGCCAATATGGTGGCCGAAGTCTGCTCGCTCTACGTGCTGCGGGCGGACGGCGTTCTGGAGCTTTACGCCACCGAGGGCCTGAACCCGGGCTCCGTGCATTTGGCGCAGCTACGCTTGGGCGAAGGTCTCGTCGGCACCATTGCCGCCACGGCCCGCGCCTTGAACCTTCAGGACGCGCAGAAGCACCCCGCCTTCACCTATCTGCCCGAGACCGGCGAGGAGATCTTCACCTCCTTCCTCGGCGTGCCGATCCTGCGCGCCGGGCGCACGCTGGGCGTGCTGGTCGTGCAGAACAAGGAAAAGCGCACCTACCGCGACGAGGAGACCGAAGCGCTCGAGACCGTCGCCATGGTGGTCGCCGAGATGATCGCGGCCGGTAGTCTGGAAGGGCTGTCGCGGCCCGGCGTCGTGCTCGACCTTTCGCGCCCGGTCCATTTCAAGGGCATTGCGCTCGCCGACGGGATCGGCCTCGGCCATGTCGTGCTGCACGAGCCGCGCGTCGTCGTCACCAATCTCTTCAACGAGGATGCCGAGGCCGAGGTCTCGCGCCTCGACCGCGCCGTCTCCAACCTTCGCATCTCGATCGAGGACATGCTGTCCCGGCGCGACATGGCGGCCGAGGGCGAGCACCGCGCCGTGCTCGAGGCCTATCGCATGTTCGCCCATGATCGCGGCTGGGTGCGGCGGCTGGAAGAGGCCGTGCGCAACGGCCTGACCGCCGAAGCCTCGGTGGAAAAGGTGCAGAACGACATGCGCGCGCGCATGATGCACATGACCGATCCCTATCTCCGTGAGCGGCTGCACGATTTCGACGATCTGGCCAATCGCCTGCTTCGCGAGCTGATGGGCCGCTCGGGCGACATGTTCGCCGAAGGCGCCTCGGGCGACGCGGTGATCGTGGCGCGCTCCATGGGCGCGGCGGAACTCCTCGACTACCGGCGCGACCAGATCCGCGGCCTCGTTCTGGAGGAAGGCGCGCCGACCAGCCATGTGGTGATCGTCGCCCGCGCGCTCGGTATTCCCGTGGTCGGGCAGGCCAAGGGCGCCGTTTCCATGTCGGAAAAGGGCGACGCCATCATCGTCGACGGCGAGGAGGGCAGCGTCCATCTGCGCCCCGCCTCCGACATCGAGAGCGTGTTCGCCGAGCGCGTGAAGTTCCGCGCCAAGCGCCAACAGCGCTATCTCGCGCTGCGCGACGTGCCGGCCCGCACGCGGGACGGCGTTGATGTCGATCTCCTGATGAATGCCGGTCTTCTGGTCGACTTGCCGCAGTTGGAAGCGGCGGGCGCGGCGGGCATCGGCCTGTTCCGCACCGAGCTTCAATTCATGATCGCCTCGACCATGCCCAAGACCAGCGATCAGGAGCGACTCTACTCCTCGGTTCTGGATGCGGCGGGCGGCAAGCCCGTGACCTTCCGCACGCTCGACATCGGCGGCGACAAGGTGCTGCCCTATCTCCACCAGTCGCCGGAGGAGAACCCGGCGCTCGGCTACCGCGCCCTGCGTCTGGCGCTCGACCGGCCGGGCCTGATGCGCACCCAGCTTCGCGCGCTGCTCAAGGCGGCGGGCGGGCGCGAGCTGCGCGTCATGTTCCCGATGGTGACCGATCTCAGCGAGCTTCGTCAGGCGCGCGATCTCATTTCGCGCGAGTTCAAGCATCTCACCCGCTTCGGCCATGTCATGCCGCGCCGCCTGAAGCTCGGTGCCATGATCGAGGTGCCCTCGCTGCTCTACCAGCTGGACGAGCTGATGCAGCTGGTCGACTTCGTGTCGATCGGCTCCAACGACCTGTTCCAGTTCTTCTCGGCGGTGGACCGGGGCAACGCGCAGATCGCCGGGCGCTTCGACGATCTGTCGACGCCCTTCATGCGCGCCCTGCGCGACATTCTCGACGCCGCCCGGCGCAACTCCGTCTCGGTCACGCTTTGCGGCGAGATGGCGGGGCGTCCGATCTCGGCCATGGCCTTGATCGGCCTCGGTTTCCGGTCCATCTCCATGACCTCGGCCTCGATCGGGCCGGTCAAGGCCATGCTGGTGGAGCTCGACACGGACGAGCTGCACCGCCGGATCTCCACGCATCTCGCCGACAAGCACCCGAAGCAGACCTTCCGTCAGCTTCTGGAGGAGTTCGCGGCGGAAAATTCCATCCCCTGCTGA
- a CDS encoding methyltransferase domain-containing protein gives MTEAAAAPFDRSLLDQRRLRAHRSAEPGADFLLQAVAEELVDRLSLVQRRFAIGVDLAGHGGQLAARLVAGGQVERLVRVERDARFLRAGEEGIVADEEALPLRDESIDLVVSALSLHLTNDTPGAFVQIRRALKPDGLFLAALLGGETLNELRSSLLAAEAELMGGASPRVAPFADLREAGALLQRTGFALPVIDQDRLTVRYDTLFHLMRDLRAMGMTNMLRARSRRPVSRRLFLKAAEIYAERFADPDGRLRATFDIVYLSGWRPHDSQQKPLKPGSAQMSLAEALRPKAE, from the coding sequence ATGACCGAAGCCGCCGCCGCTCCGTTCGACCGGTCCCTTCTCGATCAGCGCCGCCTGCGCGCCCATAGGAGCGCAGAGCCGGGCGCGGACTTTCTGCTCCAGGCCGTGGCCGAGGAGCTGGTGGACCGATTGTCGCTGGTGCAGCGCCGCTTCGCGATCGGCGTCGACCTTGCCGGCCACGGCGGCCAGCTTGCCGCGCGCCTAGTGGCGGGTGGTCAGGTCGAGCGCCTCGTTCGGGTGGAGCGCGACGCGCGCTTTCTCCGCGCCGGGGAGGAAGGGATCGTGGCGGACGAGGAGGCGCTGCCGCTGCGCGACGAGAGCATCGATCTCGTGGTGTCGGCCCTATCGCTGCATCTCACCAACGACACGCCGGGCGCTTTCGTTCAGATTCGCCGCGCGCTGAAGCCCGACGGCCTATTTCTCGCCGCGCTGCTCGGCGGTGAAACGCTGAACGAGCTGCGCTCCAGCCTGCTGGCGGCGGAGGCCGAGCTGATGGGCGGCGCCTCGCCCCGCGTTGCGCCCTTCGCCGATCTGCGAGAGGCCGGCGCGCTGCTCCAGCGCACGGGCTTCGCACTGCCGGTGATCGATCAGGACCGGCTGACGGTGCGCTACGACACGCTGTTCCACCTGATGCGCGACCTGCGCGCCATGGGTATGACCAACATGCTGCGGGCGCGCTCGCGCCGTCCGGTGAGCCGGCGCCTGTTTCTCAAGGCGGCGGAAATCTATGCCGAGCGTTTCGCCGACCCGGACGGGCGCCTGCGCGCCACCTTCGACATCGTCTATCTCTCCGGCTGGCGGCCGCACGACAGCCAGCAGAAGCCCCTGAAGCCCGGCAGCGCGCAGATGAGCCTGGCGGAAGCGCTGCGCCCCAAGGCAGAATGA